In Planctomycetia bacterium, the genomic stretch CATCGTGGAGCGGACGTTCAACTGGCTCAAACGATACCGCCGTATCGCCACCAAGTACGAAAAAACTGGACAGAACTTCTTGGGGTTCTTCCAGTTAGGCTCTGTAATGATGCTGCTC encodes the following:
- a CDS encoding transposase — protein: IVERTFNWLKRYRRIATKYEKTGQNFLGFFQLGSVMMLLR